In the Shewanella sp. OMA3-2 genome, one interval contains:
- a CDS encoding AMP-dependent synthetase/ligase yields MSLEKYHIVRLLQQQSQALGDNVALEGFEMAAPWNTVSWQHFDTITSKIAQLLIDFGLHVQDKVVILAQNSPQWSCADIGSLKARNVVVPVYPTSTMEQAVFIVSDARAKVIFADDESQYATACKIQAQCPSVEHIVVFGSAVTLVSDEHFHLDTLLSSVPSSTSEAELTQRLSQTSLDDLLTLIYTSGTTGDPKGVMLDYRNIASMVEQHDTEIAFKEGDVSLAFLPLSHVFERGWSFYVLCRGGRNVYLNDTHRIKQAIAAVRPHTLCVVPRFLEKVYSAVHDKVNTAPALRQKLFHWAIGVGARQFEVSQGRQPANLMLSAQWKLANKLVFSKLQNLLGGRLKFMPVGGAALDVNVTAFFHSIGVPILCGYGMTETCATVTCNTLSNRVTGSNGKPLHAMEIKIGHNSEILVRGDTVMRGYFNRPEDTAEAFEAGWLKTGDAGVIDANGNLYITDRIKELMKTSNGKYIAPQRVEGKVSCCPFVEQVAIIADARNYVSALIVPAFETLEIWAKEKGINVESPVDLLRHSQVVDHFEQRLKELQHELASFEKIKKFTLLPEAFSMESGLITPTMKLKRKNIYNKYANEINAMY; encoded by the coding sequence ATGTCTCTTGAAAAATACCATATTGTCAGACTTCTTCAGCAACAAAGCCAAGCTTTAGGCGATAATGTTGCCCTTGAAGGTTTTGAAATGGCGGCTCCTTGGAATACGGTTTCTTGGCAACACTTTGATACTATTACCAGTAAAATAGCACAGTTGTTGATCGACTTTGGCTTGCATGTACAAGATAAAGTGGTCATTTTGGCACAAAATAGTCCACAGTGGAGCTGTGCTGATATCGGCTCGCTGAAAGCCCGTAATGTTGTGGTGCCGGTTTACCCAACCAGTACTATGGAACAAGCGGTTTTTATTGTCAGTGATGCCCGCGCAAAAGTCATTTTTGCCGATGATGAAAGCCAATATGCTACCGCCTGTAAAATTCAAGCTCAATGCCCAAGTGTTGAGCATATTGTGGTGTTCGGCAGTGCGGTGACATTGGTCTCAGATGAGCATTTTCATTTAGATACCCTGTTAAGTTCGGTCCCCTCATCCACTAGCGAAGCAGAACTCACACAGCGTTTGTCGCAAACCTCTTTAGATGACTTGCTAACCCTCATTTATACTTCTGGTACAACAGGTGATCCTAAAGGCGTGATGTTGGATTATCGTAATATTGCATCAATGGTTGAGCAGCATGATACCGAGATAGCTTTTAAAGAAGGTGATGTGTCATTAGCATTCTTACCGTTAAGTCATGTGTTTGAGCGTGGCTGGAGTTTTTACGTGTTATGTCGTGGTGGCCGAAATGTGTATTTAAATGATACCCATAGAATTAAACAAGCTATTGCAGCAGTAAGACCACATACTTTATGTGTTGTGCCGCGTTTTCTTGAAAAAGTGTACAGCGCAGTACATGACAAGGTAAATACTGCGCCCGCTTTACGCCAAAAATTATTTCATTGGGCAATAGGCGTAGGCGCTCGACAATTTGAAGTCAGTCAAGGTCGCCAACCTGCAAACTTGATGTTATCTGCGCAGTGGAAATTGGCGAATAAACTTGTGTTTAGCAAGTTGCAAAATCTATTAGGCGGGCGGTTGAAGTTTATGCCTGTCGGCGGCGCAGCCCTTGATGTTAATGTGACGGCTTTTTTTCACAGTATTGGTGTGCCTATTTTATGTGGTTACGGCATGACAGAAACTTGTGCCACAGTAACCTGCAATACATTAAGCAATCGTGTTACTGGCTCAAACGGCAAACCTTTACATGCAATGGAAATTAAAATCGGTCACAACAGCGAAATTCTGGTGCGCGGTGATACCGTCATGCGGGGATACTTTAACCGACCTGAAGATACCGCTGAGGCTTTTGAAGCGGGTTGGTTAAAAACCGGTGATGCAGGCGTAATAGATGCCAATGGCAACCTGTATATCACTGATCGCATTAAAGAGTTGATGAAGACCTCTAATGGTAAATATATTGCCCCACAACGTGTTGAAGGCAAAGTCAGTTGCTGCCCGTTTGTAGAGCAAGTGGCGATCATTGCCGATGCTAGAAACTATGTGTCGGCCTTAATTGTACCAGCATTTGAAACATTAGAAATTTGGGCGAAAGAGAAAGGTATTAATGTTGAAAGCCCTGTGGATTTATTGCGCCACAGTCAAGTAGTCGATCATTTTGAGCAACGCTTAAAAGAGCTACAACATGAGCTTGCCAGCTTTGAGAAAATCAAAAAGTTTACTTTGCTTCCGGAAGCTTTTTCAATGGAGTCAGGGTTAATTACCCCGACTATGAAGCTGAAGCGTAAGAATATTTATAACAAATATGCTAACGAAATTAACGCTATGTATTAA
- a CDS encoding lipase family protein, with amino-acid sequence MKKLKRYQYERYAVLCKVTYRPDFSPEKLGFSAENYQQITNRWGNVCARILWREDQTEVLVVFRGSQTVNEWWINTWCWPVTKVFADTEYRVHAGYEYLLEQAANPKAPEYLADISLYQQLYSILTPLIQSGKRISLTGHSSGGAMAILAADRLERAFPKAIKRVVTFGQPAPGFKSFQQQYLLHRRTYRICCGVDMVTFLPPLPGIYYHVGKMLWLHNERIYDNIHPVNRFLLSMISWWLSPFAYHYMHKYIRDKDFFDDV; translated from the coding sequence TTGAAAAAACTTAAGCGCTATCAATATGAACGTTATGCTGTGTTATGCAAGGTGACCTATAGACCTGACTTTTCGCCAGAAAAGCTCGGTTTTTCAGCAGAAAATTACCAACAAATTACGAATCGTTGGGGCAATGTTTGCGCACGTATTCTGTGGCGTGAAGATCAAACGGAAGTGCTGGTGGTATTTCGCGGCTCGCAAACGGTGAATGAGTGGTGGATTAACACCTGGTGTTGGCCGGTAACCAAAGTTTTTGCTGATACTGAATATCGAGTGCATGCAGGATATGAATATTTACTTGAGCAAGCCGCTAACCCAAAAGCCCCTGAGTATCTGGCTGATATCAGCCTTTATCAACAATTGTATAGTATTCTGACTCCTTTGATTCAATCCGGTAAACGTATTAGTTTAACTGGACATTCATCTGGCGGTGCTATGGCTATTCTAGCCGCGGATAGATTAGAGCGAGCCTTTCCCAAAGCCATAAAGCGGGTGGTGACATTTGGTCAACCTGCACCGGGCTTTAAAAGTTTTCAGCAGCAATATTTACTGCATAGACGGACTTATCGTATTTGTTGCGGTGTTGATATGGTGACCTTTTTACCGCCTTTACCGGGTATTTATTATCATGTGGGTAAAATGTTGTGGCTTCATAATGAAAGAATTTATGACAATATTCATCCGGTAAATCGATTTTTATTAAGTATGATCAGCTGGTGGCTATCACCGTTTGCATATCATTACATGCATAAGTATATTCGGGACAAAGACTTTTTTGATGATGTTTGA
- a CDS encoding acyl-CoA thioesterase, protein MSVTQFSMDLTPRFCETDALGHINNTVLPVWFEAAREPIFEIVNPGQDLSKWNMIIAGFTIAFNAPTFYGKTVTVKTHISRIGNSSFEIAQSCWQEGKQTAEAKTTMVHYDYKTEKSQPLSEAVKVQLADLTG, encoded by the coding sequence GTGTCAGTTACTCAGTTTTCAATGGACTTAACACCGCGTTTTTGTGAAACCGACGCTCTAGGGCATATTAATAATACCGTGCTTCCGGTGTGGTTTGAGGCAGCGAGGGAGCCTATTTTTGAAATAGTGAACCCAGGGCAAGATTTATCAAAGTGGAACATGATTATTGCTGGATTTACCATAGCGTTTAATGCGCCGACATTTTACGGTAAAACCGTCACGGTAAAAACCCACATTAGTCGTATTGGTAATAGTAGCTTTGAAATCGCTCAAAGTTGTTGGCAAGAGGGCAAGCAAACGGCAGAAGCGAAGACCACTATGGTGCACTACGATTATAAAACCGAGAAAAGCCAGCCCTTGTCTGAGGCGGTAAAAGTTCAATTAGCCGATCTAACTGGGTAA
- a CDS encoding GNAT family N-acetyltransferase, which yields MNDITVVHQPEQLRFIVGSAPDQAMLEYRLANKTINFHHTFVPPSMRGKGVAEKLVRAGLSWANEQQLTTEASCSYVQKFLR from the coding sequence ATGAATGATATTACTGTAGTTCATCAGCCAGAGCAGCTTCGTTTTATCGTGGGCTCAGCACCAGATCAAGCCATGTTAGAGTATCGTCTAGCCAATAAAACCATCAACTTTCACCATACTTTTGTGCCACCATCAATGCGCGGTAAAGGCGTAGCTGAAAAATTAGTTCGAGCAGGATTAAGCTGGGCGAATGAACAGCAACTGACCACAGAAGCCAGTTGCAGTTACGTTCAAAAATTTCTGCGTTAA
- a CDS encoding acyl-CoA thioesterase, whose product MEDFIAEHPIHTRIPVAWGEMDALQHVNNAVYFRYFETARLDFFNQINLLEDLHKTGIGPVLSETNARYKRPVTFPDTLIVGVTISDIQADRFTMHYTAFSEAQQAITTQGWAKVVMFNFRTGKKADLTAPLLDALTLYAK is encoded by the coding sequence ATGGAAGACTTTATCGCTGAGCACCCTATTCACACCAGAATTCCGGTCGCATGGGGCGAAATGGATGCTCTACAGCATGTTAATAATGCCGTTTATTTTAGGTATTTCGAAACCGCCAGATTAGATTTTTTTAATCAAATAAACTTACTAGAAGACTTACATAAAACGGGCATCGGCCCAGTGTTAAGTGAAACGAACGCACGCTATAAACGTCCAGTGACCTTTCCTGATACTTTAATTGTTGGCGTGACCATTAGTGATATTCAAGCGGACCGTTTTACCATGCACTACACTGCATTTAGTGAAGCACAACAAGCGATTACCACTCAAGGCTGGGCAAAAGTAGTCATGTTCAACTTTAGAACAGGTAAAAAAGCCGATCTAACAGCGCCCTTACTTGATGCACTAACGCTTTATGCCAAATAA
- the mtnC gene encoding acireductone synthase — MSIRAIIVDTAGTTTDLNFIQDVLFPYSKKAMADFLEQNQSNALVDYCISDVKDIALEPEADIARVNEILCQWIDEDRKFTPLKTLQGLIWKQGYNRSEFKGHIYPDFIDNIDRILNANLRIYSFSSGSVDAQKLLFSHTDSGDLTAKFSGHFDTRTGNKLDKQAYSNICNTISLKPKQLLFISDKVEELKAAEAAGLMTCQMVRGPSTQATKFKTITTFDELSV, encoded by the coding sequence ATGAGTATTAGAGCCATCATCGTTGATACCGCTGGTACCACTACCGATCTAAACTTTATTCAGGATGTATTATTTCCTTACTCCAAAAAAGCAATGGCTGACTTCCTAGAGCAAAATCAAAGCAATGCATTAGTTGATTATTGTATTAGTGATGTTAAAGATATAGCCCTTGAGCCAGAAGCTGATATTGCCCGTGTAAATGAAATTTTATGCCAATGGATTGATGAAGACCGTAAATTCACCCCCTTAAAAACCTTACAGGGATTGATTTGGAAGCAGGGTTATAATCGCTCAGAATTTAAAGGCCATATTTACCCAGATTTCATCGACAATATTGATCGAATTCTTAATGCTAATCTGCGTATTTATAGTTTTTCATCTGGGTCTGTTGACGCGCAAAAATTACTGTTTAGCCATACAGATTCAGGTGACCTAACCGCTAAATTTAGCGGCCACTTTGATACTCGTACCGGCAATAAATTAGACAAACAAGCGTATAGCAACATTTGTAATACCATCAGCCTAAAGCCCAAACAATTACTGTTTATTTCCGACAAAGTTGAAGAGTTAAAAGCAGCTGAGGCTGCGGGTTTAATGACTTGTCAAATGGTGAGAGGGCCCAGCACCCAAGCCACTAAGTTCAAAACCATTACCACATTTGATGAGCTATCAGTATAA
- a CDS encoding dCMP deaminase family protein encodes MISKWAKRFFQMAELVGSWSKDPSTQVGAVITKHNRIVSVGFNGYPHGISDSAETDDRDMKLLKTLHAEENAILFAKRDLDGCDIWVTHFPCPNCAAKIIQTGITGVYCPEQSEDFLSRWGEKIKISQDMFLQAGVTVNWLPLDELVDK; translated from the coding sequence ATGATTTCAAAGTGGGCAAAACGTTTTTTTCAAATGGCCGAGTTAGTAGGGTCTTGGAGCAAAGACCCGTCGACTCAAGTGGGCGCGGTGATCACCAAACATAATCGCATAGTGTCTGTTGGCTTTAATGGTTATCCGCATGGAATTTCAGACAGTGCTGAAACCGACGACCGGGACATGAAGCTGCTTAAAACATTGCATGCCGAAGAGAATGCGATTTTGTTTGCCAAGCGAGATTTAGATGGTTGTGATATTTGGGTAACACATTTTCCTTGTCCTAATTGTGCAGCAAAAATCATTCAAACGGGTATTACTGGAGTGTACTGTCCTGAGCAGAGCGAAGATTTTCTTTCTCGTTGGGGAGAGAAAATTAAAATCAGCCAAGATATGTTTTTACAAGCAGGCGTAACAGTGAACTGGTTGCCACTTGATGAGTTAGTCGACAAGTAA
- the hutC gene encoding histidine utilization repressor gives MAQAKFAQIKQFILNKIEAGEWQENDQVPSENQLTEMFSCSRMTARRSLTELVESGVLERTQGVGTFVAGLKSQSSLLAIRNIADEIKDRGHGYSVKQLQLSQIECTQQIANALGVDVGSNVFYSVLVHCEDGVPLQVEERFVNPSLIPDYLSQDFALQTPHEYLSEVAPLTEAKHIIEAVMANEQIQQRLAISATEPCLQIIRRTWSRKGIVSFARLTHPGSKFRLGGHLTIKR, from the coding sequence ATGGCACAAGCGAAGTTTGCACAGATAAAACAGTTCATTCTTAATAAGATAGAAGCTGGTGAGTGGCAAGAGAACGATCAAGTTCCCTCTGAAAACCAACTAACCGAAATGTTTAGTTGCAGCCGTATGACCGCAAGACGATCGCTCACCGAATTGGTTGAAAGCGGTGTTCTAGAACGCACTCAAGGCGTAGGTACGTTTGTTGCGGGGCTTAAATCTCAGTCATCTTTGTTAGCGATTCGTAACATTGCTGATGAAATTAAAGATCGCGGCCACGGTTACAGTGTGAAGCAGTTGCAGCTAAGTCAAATTGAGTGCACACAGCAGATAGCCAATGCGTTAGGTGTCGATGTTGGCAGTAACGTTTTTTATTCCGTATTGGTGCATTGTGAAGATGGAGTACCGCTGCAAGTAGAAGAGCGCTTTGTTAATCCATCATTAATCCCCGATTACCTGTCACAGGATTTTGCACTGCAAACACCGCACGAGTATTTATCAGAAGTTGCGCCGTTAACAGAAGCAAAACACATCATTGAAGCCGTTATGGCCAATGAACAAATTCAACAACGATTGGCGATATCAGCCACTGAACCATGCTTGCAAATCATACGCAGAACATGGTCACGTAAAGGCATTGTCAGTTTTGCACGACTTACCCATCCGGGCAGTAAATTCCGCTTAGGTGGTCATTTAACCATCAAGCGATAA
- the hutU gene encoding urocanate hydratase, producing MDKRHDPSRRIIAPHGTTLSCKSWLTEAAMRMLMNNLHPDVAERPEDLVVYGGIGRAARDWPSYDKIIEVLQRLEDDETLLVQSGKPVGVFKTHSNAPRVIIANSNLVPHWANWEHFNELDKKGLAMYGQMTAGSWIYIGSQGIVQGTYETFVAMANQHFGGSSAGKWILTGGLGGMGGAQPLAGTMAGYSVLTCEVDETRIDFRMRTRYVDKKAKTLDEALAMIDEANKSGKPVSVGLLGNAADVFTELVERGITPDVVTDQTSAHDPLNGYLPQGWTLEQAASMRKTDEAAVVKAAKQSMAVQVRAMLALQAAGAATTDYGNNIRQMAFDEGVENAFDFPGFVPAYVRPLFCEGIGPFRWVALSGDPEDIYKTDAKVKELIPDNPHLHNWLDMARERIAFQGLPARICWVGLKDRARLALAFNEMVKNGELSAPIVIGRDHLDSGSVASPNRETESMLDGSDAVSDWPLMNALLNTASGATWVSLHHGGGVGMGFSQHSGVVIVADGTDDAAARLGRVLWNDLATGVMRHADAGYDIAKNCAKEQGLDLPMISSDKAGTQ from the coding sequence ATGGATAAAAGACATGACCCAAGCCGCCGCATCATAGCACCACATGGCACCACACTCAGCTGTAAAAGCTGGTTAACAGAAGCAGCGATGCGGATGTTAATGAACAACTTACACCCAGATGTTGCTGAACGCCCAGAAGATCTGGTGGTTTACGGTGGTATTGGCCGTGCAGCAAGAGACTGGCCAAGCTATGACAAAATTATTGAAGTGCTGCAGCGTCTTGAAGATGATGAAACTTTATTAGTGCAATCAGGCAAACCCGTTGGTGTGTTTAAAACTCACAGTAATGCACCACGAGTGATTATTGCTAACTCAAACCTAGTACCGCATTGGGCTAATTGGGAACACTTTAACGAGCTCGATAAAAAAGGTTTGGCTATGTATGGCCAAATGACCGCGGGTTCGTGGATTTATATTGGCTCGCAGGGCATTGTCCAAGGCACTTACGAAACCTTCGTCGCCATGGCAAATCAACACTTTGGTGGTTCATCTGCTGGTAAGTGGATTCTAACCGGAGGGTTAGGTGGCATGGGCGGTGCTCAGCCGCTTGCAGGCACGATGGCAGGCTATTCAGTATTAACCTGTGAAGTGGATGAAACCCGTATCGATTTTAGAATGCGCACCCGCTATGTAGACAAAAAAGCCAAGACGTTAGATGAAGCATTAGCCATGATTGATGAAGCCAATAAAAGTGGCAAGCCTGTATCTGTCGGTTTGTTAGGTAATGCGGCCGATGTATTTACTGAGCTAGTCGAGCGTGGCATAACCCCTGATGTGGTGACTGACCAAACGTCGGCACATGACCCATTAAACGGTTATTTACCTCAAGGCTGGACATTAGAGCAAGCAGCCAGCATGCGTAAAACAGATGAAGCAGCGGTGGTAAAAGCGGCTAAACAGTCAATGGCAGTTCAAGTGAGAGCGATGTTGGCATTGCAAGCTGCTGGAGCAGCAACAACTGATTACGGTAATAACATTCGTCAAATGGCGTTTGATGAAGGTGTTGAAAATGCCTTTGACTTCCCTGGCTTTGTGCCTGCTTATGTGCGTCCTTTATTTTGTGAAGGTATCGGCCCATTCCGCTGGGTAGCCTTGTCGGGTGATCCAGAAGATATTTATAAAACCGATGCCAAAGTAAAAGAGCTTATTCCTGATAATCCTCATTTACATAATTGGTTAGACATGGCGCGTGAGCGTATTGCATTCCAAGGTTTACCTGCACGTATTTGCTGGGTTGGTCTAAAAGACCGTGCTCGTTTAGCGTTAGCCTTTAACGAAATGGTTAAAAATGGCGAGTTATCTGCACCAATCGTTATTGGTCGTGACCATTTAGACTCAGGCTCAGTAGCCAGTCCAAATCGCGAAACTGAATCTATGCTTGATGGTTCAGATGCAGTGTCTGATTGGCCATTAATGAACGCGCTGTTAAACACGGCTAGTGGTGCCACTTGGGTGTCATTGCACCATGGTGGTGGTGTGGGTATGGGCTTTAGTCAGCATTCTGGCGTGGTAATTGTTGCTGACGGTACTGATGACGCGGCGGCTCGATTAGGTCGAGTATTATGGAACGACCTGGCAACAGGTGTGATGCGTCATGCTGATGCAGGATACGATATCGCTAAAAACTGCGCTAAAGAGCAAGGTTTAGATTTACCTATGATTTCAAGTGACAAGGCAGGAACACAATAA
- the hutH gene encoding histidine ammonia-lyase, whose translation MHINTGTLTLAELRQISRNSVELTLAESAFADINNSAEIVQQVLRDGRTVYGINTGFGLLANTKIAPSDLQLLQRSIVLSHAAGIGQYMQDATVRLMMVLKINSLSQGFSGIRLEVINFLIKLVNAGVYPCVPEKGSVGASGDLAPLAHMCLPLLGEGEMSYQGELISAKEGLEIAGLQPLELAAKEGLALLNGTQASTALALEGLFNAEDLFAASSVIGSMSVEAAMGSRSPFDARIHAARGQKGQIDSAAIFRHLLGNDSEISQSHANCDKVQDPYSLRCQPQVLGACLTQIRHAADVLGVEANGVTDNPLVFQDTGDILSGGNFHAEPVAMAADNLAIAIAELGSISERRMALLIDSSLSKLPPFLVNNGGVNSGFMIAQVTAAALASENKTYAHPASVDSLPTSANQEDHVSMATFAARRLRDMSENTRGVLAIELLAAAQGLDFRKPLQPSAAVAKAKAELREVVTFYDQDRFFAPDIESAIDLLMQANFNTYLPMGMIPSR comes from the coding sequence ATTCACATTAACACCGGCACACTCACATTGGCTGAGTTACGCCAAATTAGTCGCAATTCTGTTGAACTAACACTTGCCGAAAGCGCTTTTGCCGACATTAATAACAGTGCTGAAATTGTTCAGCAAGTATTGCGAGATGGTCGCACCGTTTATGGTATCAATACCGGTTTTGGCTTATTAGCGAATACCAAAATTGCGCCAAGTGATTTACAGCTATTACAGCGCTCAATTGTATTATCGCATGCGGCGGGTATCGGCCAATACATGCAGGATGCGACCGTGCGTTTAATGATGGTATTAAAAATTAACTCATTAAGCCAGGGTTTTTCGGGTATTCGTCTTGAGGTGATCAACTTCCTTATCAAGCTGGTTAATGCCGGTGTTTATCCCTGTGTGCCAGAAAAAGGTTCAGTGGGTGCATCGGGTGATTTAGCTCCGCTGGCGCATATGTGTTTGCCTTTATTAGGCGAAGGCGAAATGAGTTACCAAGGCGAGTTAATTAGCGCCAAAGAAGGCTTAGAAATTGCCGGTCTACAACCTTTAGAGTTAGCCGCTAAAGAAGGCTTGGCATTACTTAATGGTACCCAAGCTTCTACCGCGCTGGCGTTAGAAGGTTTGTTTAATGCTGAAGACTTATTTGCCGCCAGCTCAGTGATTGGTTCAATGAGTGTTGAAGCCGCTATGGGCAGTCGCAGTCCGTTTGATGCGCGTATTCACGCAGCTCGAGGCCAGAAAGGCCAAATTGACTCTGCAGCTATTTTCCGTCATCTATTGGGTAATGACTCTGAAATAAGCCAAAGCCATGCAAACTGTGACAAGGTGCAAGACCCGTATTCACTTCGTTGCCAACCACAAGTATTAGGTGCCTGTTTAACTCAAATTCGCCATGCTGCAGATGTACTGGGCGTTGAAGCAAACGGCGTAACAGATAATCCATTAGTGTTCCAAGACACGGGTGATATTTTGTCAGGTGGTAACTTCCATGCTGAACCGGTTGCAATGGCGGCGGATAATTTAGCGATTGCGATAGCCGAGTTAGGTTCGATTTCTGAACGTCGTATGGCGTTGCTGATTGACTCTAGTTTATCAAAACTACCGCCATTTTTAGTCAATAATGGTGGGGTTAACTCGGGCTTTATGATTGCACAGGTTACCGCAGCAGCCCTAGCATCTGAGAATAAAACCTACGCGCATCCAGCATCGGTAGACAGTTTGCCAACGTCTGCAAACCAAGAAGATCATGTGTCTATGGCAACATTTGCAGCACGTCGTTTACGCGATATGAGTGAAAATACCCGTGGCGTGTTGGCAATTGAATTATTGGCAGCAGCACAGGGGCTTGATTTTAGAAAGCCATTACAACCAAGCGCAGCGGTTGCCAAGGCAAAAGCCGAGTTACGTGAGGTTGTGACCTTTTATGATCAAGACCGCTTCTTTGCACCAGATATTGAAAGTGCGATAGACCTATTGATGCAAGCAAACTTCAATACTTACTTACCTATGGGTATGATACCAAGCCGCTAG
- a CDS encoding mechanosensitive ion channel family protein: MNTNWRVEVASWLTDLGINSQPTDGIATSVLLLACVLVAGIGYFITHHFFVSGINRIIRRSSVTWDDIFIRFKMFERLAVLIPLLILDFLLPIVLTEHKVLSLFLDRTMSALLVVLIIRAIYAGLNAANEIADVKRINRNLPVKSFVQLIKLFLFFIGLIVIIAILSDRSPVYFFSGLGVATGLVMLVFRDTILGFVAGIQLAANRMVSKGDWIQMDKYGADGAVEDVTLTTVKVRNWDNTITMIPAYALVSDAFKNWRGMSESGGRRIKRSINIDVNSIKFLSDDEKSRLSKVNHLKAYIPQKLSEITTANQLISDLDMPVNGRRLTNIGTFRIYLQEFLNQHPKIHKDMTLMVRQLAPTTEGLPIELYIFTNDIRWAYYEEIQADIFDHVFAVLPEFGLRAFQNPTGIDMRSINTVVNKCEDE; encoded by the coding sequence GTGAATACAAATTGGCGAGTTGAAGTGGCCTCCTGGCTAACAGATTTAGGTATTAATAGTCAGCCTACAGATGGTATTGCTACCTCAGTATTACTGCTGGCGTGTGTACTTGTGGCAGGCATTGGCTATTTTATCACTCACCATTTTTTCGTCAGTGGTATTAATCGTATTATTCGACGCTCTAGTGTGACCTGGGATGATATTTTTATCCGCTTCAAAATGTTTGAACGTTTGGCAGTACTAATACCACTGCTGATTTTAGATTTTTTATTGCCGATAGTATTAACTGAACATAAAGTTTTGAGCTTGTTTTTAGATCGTACCATGAGTGCCTTACTGGTAGTGTTAATTATTCGTGCCATTTATGCCGGTTTGAATGCTGCTAATGAGATTGCCGATGTTAAACGAATAAACCGTAATCTACCGGTTAAAAGCTTTGTACAACTGATCAAGCTGTTTTTATTCTTTATTGGCCTAATTGTTATCATTGCCATATTAAGTGATCGATCACCTGTGTATTTTTTTAGTGGCTTAGGTGTGGCCACAGGTTTAGTGATGTTAGTTTTTCGCGATACCATTTTAGGCTTTGTTGCGGGTATTCAACTTGCGGCGAACCGGATGGTGAGCAAAGGTGATTGGATCCAAATGGATAAATATGGCGCCGATGGCGCGGTTGAAGATGTCACCTTAACAACAGTAAAAGTGCGTAATTGGGACAACACTATCACCATGATCCCCGCTTATGCGTTAGTGTCAGATGCGTTTAAAAATTGGCGCGGTATGTCAGAGTCAGGCGGACGCCGCATAAAGCGATCCATTAATATCGATGTAAATAGTATTAAGTTTCTCAGCGATGATGAAAAAAGTCGCCTATCAAAAGTGAATCATCTAAAAGCGTATATTCCACAAAAACTGTCAGAGATTACCACGGCAAACCAACTGATTAGCGATCTTGATATGCCAGTTAATGGCAGAAGATTAACCAACATTGGTACCTTTAGGATATACCTACAGGAATTTTTAAATCAGCATCCTAAAATTCACAAAGACATGACCTTAATGGTGCGTCAGTTAGCGCCGACAACCGAAGGGCTCCCGATTGAGTTGTATATTTTTACCAATGATATTCGTTGGGCATATTACGAGGAAATTCAAGCCGACATATTTGATCATGTTTTTGCGGTATTGCCAGAGTTTGGCTTACGTGCATTCCAAAATCCGACAGGCATTGATATGCGATCTATCAACACTGTCGTTAATAAGTGCGAAGATGAGTAA
- a CDS encoding 1-acyl-sn-glycerol-3-phosphate acyltransferase, with product MFNRFCSWSLTKLGWQFDGHINHNQSCVIIVGPHTSNWDFVIGILARGALNTPIHFLGKHQLFIPPWGWIFKAMGGSPVDRRKHNNLVDSAVQLFNQDANYKLALAPEGTRSPVKRWKSGFYHIALQAGVDIVPVGLDFRSKKIIIATALKPTGAIELEINQLMAFYRTINGRHTKTIPVYQK from the coding sequence ATGTTTAATCGCTTCTGTAGCTGGTCACTTACCAAGCTGGGTTGGCAATTTGATGGTCATATTAATCATAATCAATCATGTGTGATTATTGTTGGCCCGCATACTAGCAATTGGGATTTTGTGATTGGGATTTTGGCGCGCGGTGCATTAAACACCCCTATCCATTTTTTAGGCAAACACCAATTGTTTATTCCGCCTTGGGGCTGGATATTTAAAGCCATGGGGGGCAGCCCGGTAGACAGACGAAAACATAATAACTTGGTTGATTCAGCGGTACAGCTCTTTAATCAAGATGCAAATTACAAACTTGCATTAGCACCGGAAGGAACTCGCAGCCCAGTTAAACGCTGGAAAAGTGGTTTTTATCATATTGCCCTGCAGGCAGGTGTTGATATTGTGCCGGTAGGGTTAGATTTTCGCAGTAAAAAAATTATTATCGCCACAGCATTAAAACCGACTGGGGCGATAGAGTTAGAAATCAATCAATTGATGGCTTTCTATCGCACCATTAATGGCCGTCATACTAAAACCATCCCTGTTTATCAAAAGTAA